The segment ttttttattttatttattttatttttttattatttaaatagtagtaactggcggtttttgagaacctggcaaccctggcctggaagcacacggaactccgccaatgttcacATACTCTGCCGAGAAAAACTTGTAAATCGTCCAACACAAACGACTGCAGATAATCGCCGCGACACAgagctaagccaacgatcccgtgtgcatcttagaggaatgtcaaactctagatagtttgcggggcacgaacttaattacagcaagtagatgaataaacacaacagcttgagcaagtacaatcgcgtcggaatcagcggttgttgtcgcgttggcatctgcgaactcaaaacatgtgtaagtacgatcttttatacaggagtataaagacgtgattggataatgatgaaggtaattagtgacgaagtgattgagtcttccaggcagaacttaggctaaagcttccatttctgctCAGTTGTGCTCCAGTCTTGATAAAAAAGGTCACCTGCATGTAGCTTTCTAGTAACCCTTAGACTTTGATTAacttcttcaggtgtgtttgatggaACAGAACTCGGCAGAACTGTGGGTCTCCAGGACCGACGCTGGCCACCCATGCactagggcagtggttctcaaccggtGGGGGGCGTCCCATactctttattttttaatctctAAACTACGGtcataaaaagttattttgtatATGCATAACTCCTgaataacaatttaaatgttttgtcgATAGTGAGCACAAATGCAGGtgataaaagtttttattaagcgAGTCATTGAGTCGTTCAttcaaacgattcgttcaaacggcCAATTCATCAAGAATGAGACAAATGTTTGTGAATGGGTCATTGAATCTTTGACGTAAactatttgatcaaaacactgaatcattcaaaACACGATTGAGTGTTGCTGTGATATACGCTATgttgtgatctttgtttggattcATGCACAGTGAACCAGCTTTGGGGGGACCCAGCTTACAAAAGTTGAGAACCCCTGCACTAGGGAAACTTTTTTCATTTGCTCACTTATTTGAACTTTAagcattaaaacacatttgttttgatTATGTTTTCAGTTATCAAAGGACAAAAACATACATTAAGAAATACTGGATAGTTTATTGCTGCTTAATAATCTTTCACTAACGGTGCCGAActaaaactagcaaacacacttgtgctccGCCTTGCATGGCATTGCACGGGGGTAAGATAGAGCAAAAGAGACtcaaatagatatatatttttgaaaaaatgacAGCTGACTTGCAGTTAAGATCTGACTTTTATCAACAGAAGTtgattttctcaccctcaagctaggtgtatatgactcttttcagacgaatccagttggagttatattaagATGTCAAACAGGAAGTCAATCAAAAAGTTGACGTTTGGTGTTTCTATCGCTATCAAAAGGAAAAGTTTGTTACATTTTAACCCATATACACTACAAAATATCATCATATAGATATTAAGCCTCCCTTATAAACTTTCATTAAACACTCATCATTGTTGTGTATGCTTATTTGGGCTGCCACCTAAAAGTAACCTAAAATGTTAGTCTGTTAGAAAAGTCATAGTTGGTCTAATTTGGAGTGGTTATAcgttgcaaaaaacaaaaacaaaaaaaaacaaacaaacaaaaaaaacaacaaacacacatattCCACAGGACATGTTAAAACTCACAGGCAGATATTATGAATAACAAGGCTGGACCCTGTAGTTATTACACAGTATTTACATATGTGGGGCAATAAATTTAAATTTGGACCATTGAAAGAGTTTCAAGTACAACTCCAAAAAAGCAAGATTGACAACGTTCAGCTATCAATTGGATAGAGATTTAGGCAAAGTGTAACGATAGCTCATACAGCTACAGCCACTTATGCTACAAGGAAATGTTTCTGAGTTTTTTGTGAgtccattttaaagaaaaatctttGGTCAGGGGCAACCCTATGCTTATGTTTGCCGTATATGACAAATATGCCATATATTACAAATACATACTTTTTATTGTCTCCTTGGCAAAGCAGCAGGACAGTTCTCTGAGGGCATCAGCACGAGTTGAAAGATATCTCCAATGGTTGTTCATCTCTGCAACAAGAATCTTCTGCTCCTCCTGAAGTCTCCTTAATGACATCATGATGTCGAATGCCTTTCTCTTTGTCCTAAAATTAACAGAGTCTGGAATGCACGAAAAAAAATTGTCATACATCAACcttctttaaccctctggagtctaagggtatttttggggccttgagaagttttgtcatgccctgacatttgtgcttttttcagtttcttataaatatctaaatgggtaaagtctaatatcactgtaatcagcacaaactgggctataataatatgtgaaatgcatgcatgtacatgattgtatttttgagaaaaaaaatgttatgcatggttagtgaaaaactaaaaatgttaagtcacttgaataaggcaataaaacacatacataaaattggttgccggaaaagttgagacctggagcttgtagcctagaatttttctttctaaattatgtgaaaatcatcttgtttactcattcacagaaaacaatatattgatttaaattttctaagacacttttttttggtaaaagtcatatgggagtaggcgtcaactaccatgaatatcattgtgatttacacctgagaagacaaaggcctgcataatgagctgcataatgagctgcataatgagccgcataatgagcctctcattcaactgtgccactgagggaggacttacaagaaagaatgtgagaacaaaataaaagtatataattttatgtttgtagtttattaagaatatatttaattatcccacaacataatttaatatccacttgggggagcagttaaacagtttattagggacaatcaaagcttactttcaaacaaattttttggcatcctttctttagtcacacaatccttcagaaatccttttaacaatcttattttctaccaaataaaccccatttattatcatcatcattattattattattattaatgttgaaaagagctgagaatatttttcagttttttttagggggaataaatcgaaagaactgcattgtttttacatttgttagagttatctctatttgtcacatttatattatttacatcaagcttttgaatggtatagtattgtatactgttattgaaacttcataatgtttcacttgattatacatttagtcaggaattatagtttggaaaaagtatttggaaaaagtctgactagtaaaatgtttacacgttatgtgaaaactagtacaaataaataaaaagagacttactcatgtttatgatctctgctgaataaagtgcttcattcttttttctgaggaaatccatttctcaaatcctcaaccacatcacatctgtttggggtgaattatgtcttagtcctctcatcgcgaagcaaacagtaaaataaaataaaaacttgaagaatagtctggctgctttttcttctgtgtgggcgtattcaagccgtgcgcttcagtttgaatctgaatagcgcgttaagcgcgggggcgtggtcacattagatataatgagcggagatatgaaaaacatacatcgcgttgttttcatatggattactttatttcagaatatttgttcgggagcacttgtttagtttaaaagtagacattccaggctttctatagatatctctctcatgtctcttcgttgagtattcacggagttacagttcattttaatgaaatgtttgtacatgacgatcagcggagacaaagactgtagacagcgcaccttgtttgttatctttattttataagtgcacaaaggttttttgttattatgtctgtatccaaaaaaaagtagaccctttacagattcgattgatgtattgctcttatctgtacgattaaaactgagagtgtaatttaagttcttttcggggttatcaggagaaaatgactcaaaacgcatatatgcgttaatcgactcgaaagggttaatatTTAAAATCAGATGGGGTTGCAGATTGACATTTGAGGCATCGTGGTTGAAATATGTATAATTGTCAGAAGACTAGTGAACATACCACTGTGTGGTAGCTGCCATGGCCAAGCTGTCTCACCAGACAAAATGGTTTCCAAgcacagagtttctgtgtttggAACCATTCTGTTGTATTTCTCAACAATTGATGTCAGGGTCCCcttctcctccctgattttgcgGCGGATCCTGGCACGACCTTTGTTGCCATCTGTATCTTTATAGAGACGCTGAGAACGTCTCTTGATACTCGCCACAAGTACCTCAGTTCTGCTGGCCAAGGCATCAGCATCATTTGtggttgttgttgctgctgctgagaagaaatgtgtgatttttacacaaaattacaATAACAATTATTCATGACTAAATGTGTTaccaatattatatatacacatatatgttaTAAGGGCTGCACGATATATTGCATGCGATactcatgcgcatctcatcagtaaagccagttctgtgattgGAAATAAATCTCTATCACCtattttcagatggagcagcatttaatacgcAGAGCAGTAGTtcacaagctatgcaatatcacaTTCACTATTGCATGCGATGCATCTGTGATTATGAGCTTGAATTGCGTAGCTTGTCATATAAAATATAGGGGCTAAACAATTAATCACTTTTCTAATTGCAATTAGAGATGCTACAATCGTTAAAAAGTGGCAATCTTATGCAATCGTTCAAAGTGGTAATTGATCACTCAAAAGCCTCTTATGTTATTCTGTGTGctaaagatgcattttttttctctagagGTTATTTAAAGGGTTTTTCCATTGCTCTAATTtttgttttagtataacattataccattcatacacacacatacatatgtatatacataagtCATTTACTCACTATCTGCCCACTCCTTTACTTCGTTGAGCCAGTCTTCCAACTGGCTCTCTGTCACTGCCAGTTCAACTTTTAAAGACTCTAGGTTTAGCAACTGGTTTTGCAGAGCTTTTGTGGTCTGCAATTACAAGCAATCACAGATGGTACAAGAACAATAACTAAATGTTTAATGCACAACTTCAAACAGTAATAACATACATTATTGAACATCTAAAACCAATTCTACTGATGTTATTACCTTCTGATATCGGCGGGTCAGTGTGATGGCCAAAGTGTAGATCTTTTGCTGATTCCAGCGCATGGCCATGTCTGTGCGCCCTGCAAACAGAGAATATCATGTTACCATATTCCCcctacttattatataataatgtaactGGTATAGTATGTGGTCATTGTACCTGCTTTGGACATGTGTTTTGTAGTCACTGCAATCCTAGACAGGAAAGCATTGCACTGTTCCACCTCCTCACCTAGGGTTAAACCAGCCCCATCCTGATATGCCCCACTCCAATTCACCTGattaggaataataataataataataatgctgagAAAGTGTTGACATGTATTTGCAGatgttcagttttagtaattacaAACTTCACCTACCTCACATTTAAAATCATGGGCTTTGGCATGGAACACTGAAAGGAAGGGCTTCATGTTAAGAAGGTGCTGGAGCTCTGGACAGCTTTTTGCAACTCTTTGGAGGTAGGGCCAATATTTGCAAGTCACAtccatacaaaaaaaatgtatttgcctaCTGGCCAGCTTTTCTTGCAGGTACAAGGGATAGGCAAAAATTTCACCCCTGTACATATTTAAAGCACAGAGAAGCACTCCGTGCCGAAAAACCGCAACCTCCAATCCCTCCTCGTCTACCTTGCTGGCAGATCCCTGGGAGGTCTCTCTGGCTGCTGACCACTCCCCTCCACAAACACCTACAATATGGAAAATGGTTGATAAAAATAAGAATCTCCTAAATAAACTCTTCAGTAGGAGGTAACTGTAGCCCTGTATTTATTCTAAtagtctgctttttttttttttttttttttacatgtttggaTGTCTTGTGAATGTAGTCCACAAATCTTGTCACATCTTCATCCTTAGCTATAAAGACGTCTTCAAAGATGGCCTTTTCTTCAGatctagaaaaataataataataataatacataacagGTACACAAGCTTGTGATACTTTGTAATCTAATTTTACTGGGTGCACATTAAAACGATATTTTTCTTATTAATACTGTTTCAACAGTGTGACATTATACACAATTTTAAATACCTAGCTGCATTCTTGAAACGGTAATGCTTGCGGTTTCCATCGACTGAAACTGCCAGCATGTCTGGGCTGCACGCAGGACAGATGAAGGGCTCTTCCTTACAGATTTTGTCCACCTCGTATCGCACAGCCTCCcactcaaaaaaacttttttgaaaactgtctttggAGATCTTGCCACACTATTAAAATTAAGGAAACCAACAAATACATTAGCATCTAAAAGATTTTCGTCCCACAATACAAAGACATTAACAATACTGtagaataaataaattcaatactcACACGACCAAAGCGGACAGTTCGCTGATCGAGCATTCTCAAAAATGCTTGGCAGGACAGTCCTGGTGCAGCCATCTTCATTTCTTCAAATGAGAAGAAGACATCTGTGGCATAAATAGTGGCAAAGTGAAGGGTTGCAGGCCAGTAGTCACTCAGATTTAGATCACCCACTCCAGCAGCCCACGTGGCTTGGCATGCCTCACAACTCAACTCAGGCATGCTTAGATCATATCGTCCTGgaaaaatgaaaaaacacatccacttaaatgtaaatataatgtgatTAATCAGGGTTTTGATTCCTTACACAATTTTACATTACTTTGTATACTTTTTAAACATTACTTAGAGGTCATGCAGATCTTACATCCAGACCTGTGCCAAACTTATGGGAGTAGAGCATGTACAGATTTTTATCTTCACACCCTTACCATTCATTGTGATTACAGCAACAGTCTTCCCTGGACTGACCCTTAGTGACTCTCGTGAACAATCACAGATTTTGTAAGGGATCTCCACAGGTACAAGCCGTACTGAAAAAGATCAAACATTTGAATTAAGATCGTTTTTATTGATTGAGTATTAAGACAATTTGTATAGactgatataacattgtaacggTTCAATGGTATTGGAGTACATTGCTGAAAAATATAGAAGAGATGCTCAAAAAGCTTAAATTCAATATCAAACAACAAGAGACAAAAAAAGGGcattatttaaatagtaaaacatATGAGGCCTAACAACTCTCAGAAGTATGTGTATGTTGTACACTCACAAACCAGCACTTACCACAATGGGAAAGAGCCTTATCTACAACAAAAGTTGTTGGAGGCAATGGCTGGTAGAATCCAGCCGTCATGGCatctctgttatggagaacatgtCTGGTGTGCATACTGACATCACACTGAGCACAGAAAAAGGGCTTTGGTCGACAGTCACTGCAGCGGACAGCAGCTGGATTGCTCCCACACTGTTGGCAGATGCGTGTTGCTACATTTTCATGTGCCGCAGCGGTGTTCACCAGACGTGGTCTCTCTGTCCTCCATCTCTCTGAAAAGAGACTTTGTCTTGTGCTCCAGTTTGAGGAAGCTAGGAGAGGACCTCTTGAGGTCTCAAGAGATGATGCCTCATCATCTGAGGTATTGCTCAGTGAGTGCTGGAGATCTTGCAGAAAAGACTCTGTTAAAATAGTATGGAATATTTAAAAGCAATACTTTaatatatacatgaaagtgtTCTGCATCAAGTGCATTTGACTGTGAAAAGGCCAGTATTCCGgaaaattttaaaaatgttatttgttatttacacAATGAAGTACACACCAACAGCCTCTGGAGCAAAGGTCACCTCACAGTTAGTGGCAGGTGCATTGATGGGAGGATCAGATTTCCGAATGGGATCAGCTGCaccagataaaaaaagaaaagaaaagaaaaaaaagaaaaacaacatttacaacatTTTCAACTTGTCCCAAGGTGTGTGGCACAATTTTACCTCCCTTATTAGCAGCCTGAAATGACCAAAGCTCATTGTTTAATGTTTAGCTACAGAGAAGGactagcagattttttttttctcaaacacaaATGTGGACAGTACAGTTACTTAGTTATCTATATATCATGTAGAAGATGAAAGCAAATAAGAATGCTTGCTGTAGAAGCAAGCTGGTTGGCCACTGACAACACACTCAGAATAAACACAGCTTCAACACAGCCTTACCAAGACCAATCATTTAGTTTATACTGCTTTACACAAATACTGTACGtaatcaaatttattttcatgtcaaaaataaaatgagtGCTTCTGATTTGATTGACATATTCCTTGTTTGATACATCATAAATGCCTAATCAACGCAGTTATTCAATAGATCTTGAATGAAAAACTATACTGACCCTTATTTGACTGATTCCTGCTTGATCTTGGCCTTGCATAGACAATGTTTCCATCAATGTCTCTCTTTCTCCAACGCACCCTCGGTTCAGGTGTCTTTACTGGTGCCACTTCCTTCTCTTCCTGCAGCTCACCAATCAAGTCATCAAGACTTTGGAGCTCATCATTGAGTTCTTGATCATCAACCAGTTTATCCAGCTCCATTAACTGTTCTTGGAGTTCTGAATCACTCATGGTGATGGgcagaaacaaaaacagacagaaagacttACAAAAAAGATGGACAGAGACAacaaatagaaatataaacagagagagagagagagagagagagagcaagctaCAGACAGACAAGTGCAGGGTAACAAGACGGACGTGGCTCTTAAAAGTGcctttggtttgtgtgtgtgtatgtttgtgttgagGGAGGTTAAAATAAAGGAGGGGAGAATTTGAAGGAcctgataaaaaaagaaagagatagagagagagaacaaataaACTCCTTACATTTTTACCAGTATTTTTTTTCCATCGGTGTTGGCAGATTGGTCAGTATTCAATTAGATATTAGTTTGTACTAGGTGGAATAAAATAGCTTTAGACAGGTGGCATTTTGATATTTCTGTTGTTCCCTTTTATTTCTTTAAGGCAAATGACAGACACGTAGCCTTACAATGTAGCCTTCTTTAGAGAGCACTTAATTTCCTTTATTACATGCCATTTGATGAGCCACAATACTGTAGtagatgtgtgtgtttataa is part of the Carassius gibelio isolate Cgi1373 ecotype wild population from Czech Republic chromosome A4, carGib1.2-hapl.c, whole genome shotgun sequence genome and harbors:
- the LOC127981729 gene encoding uncharacterized protein LOC127981729; translation: MSDSELQEQLMELDKLVDDQELNDELQSLDDLIGELQEEKEVAPVKTPEPRVRWRKRDIDGNIVYARPRSSRNQSNKADPIRKSDPPINAPATNCEVTFAPEAVESFLQDLQHSLSNTSDDEASSLETSRGPLLASSNWSTRQSLFSERWRTERPRLVNTAAAHENVATRICQQCGSNPAAVRCSDCRPKPFFCAQCDVSMHTRHVLHNRDAMTAGFYQPLPPTTFVVDKALSHCVRLVPVEIPYKICDCSRESLRVSPGKTVAVITMNGRYDLSMPELSCEACQATWAAGVGDLNLSDYWPATLHFATIYATDVFFSFEEMKMAAPGLSCQAFLRMLDQRTVRFGRCGKISKDSFQKSFFEWEAVRYEVDKICKEEPFICPACSPDMLAVSVDGNRKHYRFKNAARSEEKAIFEDVFIAKDEDVTRFVDYIHKTSKHVFVEGSGRTDMAMRWNQQKIYTLAITLTRRYQKTTKALQNQLLNLESLKVELAVTESQLEDWLNEVKEWADTAATTTTNDADALASRTEVLVASIKRRSQRLYKDTDGNKGRARIRRKIREEKGTLTSIVEKYNRMVPNTETLCLETILSDSVNFRTKRKAFDIMMSLRRLQEEQKILVAEMNNHWRYLSTRADALRELSCCFAKETIKIEPVEESLPGVSYTQQRDSQTDTVKQVAVQDTLQRIPLRPLLKLILESPGTMEKMMERKRKLSDSNNLDDTTVFKTSSIH